Proteins from one Candidatus Bathyarchaeota archaeon genomic window:
- the pstC gene encoding phosphate ABC transporter permease subunit PstC, with amino-acid sequence MRAIRRRSSRTVESVIEYLILGCACISIMILLLIFIFLFKEGLPAFAHIPLSEFIFGTVWQVQAVEPRYGILPLLCGSILVTGGAITVSVPLSLMCALYISEVAHPLVREVIKPLIELLAGIPSVVYGFLALTVLADLTQRFTGSIHRLNALNGALILAVMIAPTVISISEDAIKSVPKEYREAAYAIGADKWETMSKIVFPAALPGVLVAVMLGISRAIGETMAVLMATGNAPLFTFDILSSVQTMTAVIAIEMGEVTFGSIHYHALFAVGLVLLGITFIINFLAEVLLRRFRSVRF; translated from the coding sequence ATGAGAGCGATTAGGAGAAGATCAAGCAGAACTGTCGAGAGTGTGATAGAATACCTCATCCTAGGGTGTGCTTGCATATCGATCATGATACTGTTACTTATATTCATATTTCTTTTTAAAGAGGGTCTTCCAGCATTTGCTCACATACCGTTGTCAGAATTTATTTTTGGTACTGTTTGGCAGGTTCAGGCTGTTGAGCCTCGTTACGGGATCTTACCACTGCTCTGCGGCAGCATCCTCGTCACCGGCGGAGCCATAACAGTATCCGTCCCCCTAAGTCTTATGTGTGCGTTATATATTTCCGAGGTTGCCCACCCTCTTGTAAGGGAGGTCATCAAACCTCTCATAGAATTGCTTGCAGGAATACCGTCAGTCGTTTACGGATTTTTGGCTTTGACAGTACTGGCTGATTTAACCCAGCGATTCACTGGTTCAATTCATAGACTCAATGCATTGAACGGTGCTTTGATTCTTGCTGTGATGATAGCCCCAACAGTCATCAGCATATCAGAAGACGCCATAAAATCCGTTCCTAAGGAATATCGCGAAGCAGCCTATGCCATAGGTGCTGATAAATGGGAGACTATGAGCAAGATAGTCTTTCCGGCCGCATTGCCTGGGGTCCTGGTAGCAGTGATGCTCGGCATAAGCCGGGCTATAGGGGAGACGATGGCTGTTCTGATGGCAACTGGCAATGCGCCGCTTTTCACGTTTGACATACTTAGCTCAGTCCAGACGATGACGGCTGTCATAGCCATTGAGATGGGTGAGGTTACCTTCGGCTCTATACACTACCACGCCCTATTTGCGGTAGGCTTGGTTCTCCTGGGAATAACTTTCATAATAAATTTTCTAGCTGAGGTGCTGCTTAGAAGATTTAGGAGTGTAAGGTTTTGA
- the pstA gene encoding phosphate ABC transporter permease PstA gives MVGAGVLIFIYLIVKGSVVINWTFLTDPPRQGMTSGGIFPAIFGTLCLMLLTLTFALPVGVASAIYFAEYAGRGSSHLNILMRLATSILAGVPSIVYGLLGLSLFVLYMRFGFSLLSASLTLSILSLPVIIAASEESLRSVPDSYREAAVALGATKWQVVRHAVLPYAVPGIITSCILALSRAAGETAPILLTGAAYYHPRLPTSILDQFMALPFHIFALATQSVDPVKTRPIQFGAVLILIMLVLGMNMAAILIRIRQRRMAQA, from the coding sequence ATGGTTGGCGCCGGGGTTCTGATCTTCATCTACCTTATCGTCAAAGGCTCGGTGGTTATCAATTGGACATTCCTCACTGATCCTCCGAGGCAAGGTATGACCAGCGGAGGAATATTTCCAGCAATATTTGGAACGTTATGCCTTATGCTCCTAACCCTGACCTTTGCACTACCAGTCGGAGTGGCATCAGCAATATATTTTGCAGAGTACGCTGGAAGGGGCAGCTCGCATCTGAATATTCTGATGAGGTTAGCAACCAGTATTTTGGCAGGTGTCCCATCAATAGTTTACGGTCTTCTAGGACTCAGCCTCTTCGTACTCTACATGAGATTCGGCTTCAGCCTACTCTCAGCATCCCTCACCCTGAGCATCCTTTCGCTGCCAGTGATAATAGCTGCCTCTGAGGAATCCCTGCGCAGTGTGCCGGACTCTTATAGAGAGGCCGCCGTTGCCTTGGGCGCCACGAAATGGCAAGTGGTTAGGCATGCTGTCCTACCATATGCTGTGCCTGGGATCATTACCTCCTGCATACTTGCCTTAAGTAGGGCTGCCGGGGAGACTGCGCCCATACTCTTGACAGGTGCGGCATATTACCATCCTAGACTCCCAACGTCGATATTAGACCAGTTCATGGCCTTACCCTTTCACATATTTGCCTTGGCAACCCAGTCTGTTGATCCGGTTAAGACGAGGCCCATACAGTTTGGAGCAGTTCTCATCCTCATCATGCTCGTTCTTGGAATGAATATGGCTGCTATCCTGATCAGGATCAGGCAGAGGAGGATGGCTCAAGCATGA
- the pstB gene encoding phosphate ABC transporter ATP-binding protein: MNGECKIEIRNLQVGFGKLMVINNLNMNIRSNCVTAVMGPSGCGKSTLIRTINRLNDLVPECHVKGQVLLDGRDIYEPSMDVVELRRRVGMVFQKPNPFPKSVYENVAFGPRIHGMAMGDSLDEIVERSLKAAALWDEVKDRLDEPALSLSGGQQQRLCIARALAVQPEVILLDEPCSALDPAATSKIESLMVSLKKDYTVIVVTHNMQQAARVSDYTAFLYLGELVEYGETRRVFENPSSKLTEDFITGRFG, encoded by the coding sequence ATGAATGGTGAATGCAAGATTGAGATTCGCAACCTTCAAGTCGGATTCGGCAAACTCATGGTTATTAATAATCTGAATATGAACATCAGATCAAACTGTGTAACCGCGGTGATGGGTCCCTCAGGATGTGGAAAATCAACTTTGATAAGGACGATAAACAGGTTGAATGATCTTGTTCCAGAATGTCATGTCAAGGGTCAGGTATTACTCGACGGCAGAGACATCTATGAACCTTCGATGGATGTTGTAGAGTTACGCAGAAGGGTTGGTATGGTCTTCCAGAAGCCCAACCCATTCCCAAAATCTGTTTATGAGAATGTTGCCTTCGGACCTAGAATCCACGGGATGGCTATGGGTGATAGTCTGGATGAGATTGTTGAGAGGAGCCTCAAAGCCGCAGCCCTCTGGGATGAGGTTAAGGATAGGCTCGACGAACCCGCTCTCAGCCTCTCAGGTGGCCAGCAACAACGTCTATGCATAGCAAGGGCGCTGGCTGTCCAACCTGAGGTTATCCTTCTAGATGAGCCTTGCTCAGCACTTGACCCTGCGGCAACTTCCAAGATAGAGTCGTTGATGGTTTCATTGAAGAAGGATTACACAGTGATCGTTGTCACCCATAATATGCAGCAGGCAGCCAGGGTCTCGGACTACACTGCATTTCTTTATTTAGGGGAGCTTGTTGAATATGGGGAGACTAGGAGGGTCTTCGAGAATCCGAGCAGTAAGCTTACTGAAGACTTCATAACAGGCAGATTCGGCTGA
- the phoU gene encoding phosphate signaling complex protein PhoU translates to MEKARLLDKGLNELSDLLDEMAKIAEKTVSASIQAYLEGGDIDLQVRQWSDTLINYNNQVGEKAIELIARYQPVANDLRTIRACIEISYNLSRFGRYAYDISTIHKTIGGRGEYGREVVSEMGERTMKMIKASIKAYRTKDARLAEEVSEEDRIIDQLYFKHLRDCVKNPPRDVEQLITDILTVRHLERIADHAVDLASSTLYMIKGQKISKWR, encoded by the coding sequence ATGGAGAAGGCTAGACTACTCGACAAGGGTTTAAATGAGCTCTCAGACTTGTTGGATGAGATGGCTAAGATCGCTGAGAAGACAGTCTCAGCCTCAATCCAAGCATATCTTGAAGGCGGAGATATTGACTTACAGGTTAGACAATGGTCCGATACACTCATTAACTATAACAATCAGGTTGGAGAGAAGGCTATAGAGTTGATAGCCAGATATCAGCCCGTTGCAAACGACCTCAGAACAATCAGGGCATGCATAGAGATCTCGTACAACCTATCAAGGTTTGGCAGATACGCATATGACATATCGACGATCCATAAGACCATAGGGGGTCGTGGAGAGTATGGGAGGGAAGTTGTTTCAGAGATGGGTGAGAGAACCATGAAGATGATAAAGGCAAGCATAAAGGCTTACAGGACGAAAGACGCGAGACTCGCCGAAGAAGTGAGTGAGGAAGATAGAATTATCGATCAACTCTACTTCAAACATTTGAGGGATTGTGTTAAGAATCCTCCGAGAGATGTTGAGCAGCTGATCACAGATATTCTAACTGTTCGCCATCTTGAAAGGATCGCGGACCATGCAGTTGACCTTGCGAGTTCAACCCTATATATGATCAAAGGACAAAAGATAAGCAAATGGAGATAG
- a CDS encoding MFS transporter: MDSIITVGVKKPSFTLGVCSVAHFVNDGLDMVLPVILPLLVSRYNLTLFEAGMILTCYSATSVFSQPLIGYLSDLTGYKKIYLASGLALMGLSLFSIQFATSLIMIFPLTFLAGLGFSIYHPISMSLINTAYIERRGFGLGFHGLGGSLGRGVYPTILGVLLATYGLSGSLLLTLATGLMAGVLTLNLPCWGGAGASRRSIVNSINLIVLVGLIFLFRTIFYSGIVSFTPTFLVRELKLDLASAGISTSLILIFGVVSQPVGGYFSDKFGRRNVLALSCLFMGLFLILFLATPYPISLVSLSISGFWMFLGFPLPYAVIGDHVPEESLSTSLGLISGFSGVGSMIGPILVGKLGDQFGLGNGMLAASSFALVSAALSILLPRPSRR, from the coding sequence GTGGATTCGATTATAACAGTCGGAGTAAAGAAACCATCATTCACTCTTGGAGTATGTTCGGTAGCCCACTTCGTGAATGATGGCCTAGACATGGTTCTACCTGTCATTCTGCCCCTGCTCGTCTCAAGGTATAATCTAACATTGTTCGAGGCTGGGATGATATTGACATGCTACTCAGCAACCTCAGTTTTCTCTCAGCCGCTCATAGGGTACTTATCAGATCTCACAGGCTACAAGAAGATCTACTTAGCCTCAGGCCTCGCCTTGATGGGTTTATCCTTATTCTCAATACAATTCGCAACATCATTGATCATGATATTTCCTCTAACATTCCTTGCAGGTTTAGGGTTCAGCATCTACCATCCGATATCTATGTCCCTGATTAACACGGCATATATTGAGAGGAGGGGGTTCGGCTTGGGCTTCCACGGTCTAGGAGGAAGCTTAGGCAGGGGGGTCTACCCAACCATCTTGGGAGTTCTTCTGGCAACTTATGGTCTGAGCGGCTCACTATTATTGACTTTGGCTACAGGCCTGATGGCGGGCGTCTTGACCCTCAACCTGCCTTGTTGGGGTGGGGCTGGCGCTTCTAGGAGGTCGATTGTAAACTCAATAAACTTGATCGTACTTGTGGGGCTGATATTTCTTTTCAGAACCATATTTTATTCTGGTATAGTAAGTTTTACACCGACATTTCTTGTTAGGGAGTTAAAATTGGATTTAGCCTCTGCTGGAATCTCAACATCACTCATCTTGATATTCGGCGTTGTCAGCCAGCCTGTTGGGGGATACTTTTCAGATAAGTTCGGCCGAAGAAATGTTTTAGCGTTGAGCTGCCTTTTTATGGGACTATTCCTCATTCTGTTCCTTGCGACACCGTACCCGATCTCTCTGGTTTCTCTATCAATCTCAGGTTTCTGGATGTTTCTCGGTTTCCCACTACCATATGCTGTGATTGGAGATCATGTTCCTGAGGAGTCTCTTAGCACATCTCTTGGCCTCATATCTGGATTCTCCGGTGTCGGCTCGATGATTGGACCCATATTGGTCGGCAAATTAGGTGACCAGTTTGGACTTGGGAATGGAATGTTAGCGGCCTCCTCCTTCGCCTTGGTCTCCGCGGCTCTCTCAATACTTCTACCGAGGCCGAGCCGACGATAA
- a CDS encoding DUF72 domain-containing protein, with the protein MVSLKVGCCGFAGSMYDYYENFDVVEVQQTFYKLPKESTLSRWRMEAPREFEFTVKAYQAITHLKTSPTWRRAGRDVASRLPEDIGHLKPSPGNFEAWARTVEAMKILKAKICLVQCPPSFTATEENIENMRRFFSEVDRDGVEVAWEPRHRSWYSDPEKMRRLLNSLSLIDVVDIFKREPLSSHPIGYIRLHGLDGDVNYSYRYSEADLRKLKDKIIKLCGLKRIVYVFFNNVTMKQDSLIFKSIWRESM; encoded by the coding sequence ATGGTTTCTTTGAAGGTAGGATGCTGCGGGTTTGCAGGGTCCATGTATGATTACTACGAGAATTTTGATGTTGTAGAGGTCCAGCAAACTTTTTACAAATTGCCAAAGGAGTCTACACTCTCAAGGTGGAGGATGGAGGCTCCTAGAGAATTTGAGTTCACCGTCAAGGCATACCAGGCTATCACCCATCTTAAGACGAGTCCAACTTGGAGGAGGGCAGGTAGGGATGTTGCCAGCAGACTGCCAGAGGATATAGGTCACCTGAAACCAAGTCCAGGAAACTTTGAAGCTTGGGCGAGGACGGTTGAAGCCATGAAAATTCTTAAGGCTAAAATATGCTTGGTCCAGTGTCCACCATCCTTCACAGCAACCGAGGAAAATATTGAGAACATGAGGAGATTCTTCTCTGAAGTCGACCGTGATGGTGTGGAGGTTGCTTGGGAGCCGAGGCATAGAAGCTGGTACAGTGATCCCGAAAAGATGAGACGGCTACTCAACTCATTATCATTGATAGATGTTGTCGACATATTCAAGAGGGAACCCTTGTCAAGTCACCCAATAGGCTATATCAGGCTCCATGGCCTAGACGGTGACGTGAACTACTCATATAGATACTCTGAAGCCGACCTTCGTAAACTCAAGGATAAGATAATCAAGTTATGTGGGTTGAAGAGAATAGTCTACGTATTCTTCAACAACGTCACAATGAAACAGGACAGTCTCATCTTCAAAAGTATCTGGCGGGAGAGCATGTGA
- a CDS encoding CooT family nickel-binding protein: MCEFKVFLDGEKIFEGAVYAKSAGNTVLLRDILGGSKSIEKVKILEVDVTSERLTLTRL, encoded by the coding sequence ATGTGTGAATTCAAGGTGTTTCTTGACGGCGAAAAGATATTTGAAGGCGCTGTATACGCAAAGTCTGCAGGAAACACTGTTCTGCTCAGAGACATTCTTGGTGGTTCAAAGAGTATAGAGAAAGTTAAGATTCTGGAGGTGGATGTGACCTCTGAGAGGCTTACGCTGACGAGACTTTGA
- a CDS encoding glycosyltransferase family 2 protein — protein sequence MDITSTLISTITYVVGSILLGASIFYILTVWNVKKPEYQNKYYPYVSVMAYAWQSGNVIERKINNFLGQNYPKDRFEVIIYDNDSTDETRNICLKYEGLGLIRYYRSPTPYDRKAPVLDQAIGEVAHGEFIALTDPDGVCERDWLIKIVQPFRDPTVGAVSGLTHCGNYYRNIFTRLRAIEDEWWYNISVLGRSGKIRISDFQPICGANYALRRKAWESVGRTHGSSLVEDYEMTFKLYNKGWRMVCADANVWQEEVETITDYLRQRRRWYQSPIKEVLKGRGKRNKFLGGLPISMQATAFLSLTYSIMVWIYQATIGRLTFFSIIFITPLLLICMALTFGLLKVGRKDLIPYIPLFLTFDASLQMIVFLDTKLRLREERHWVKLGRGQYYHSGTEIRMV from the coding sequence ATGGATATCACGTCCACACTTATATCAACCATCACCTATGTTGTCGGATCAATCTTGTTGGGTGCCTCAATCTTCTATATTTTGACTGTTTGGAACGTGAAGAAGCCTGAGTATCAAAATAAGTATTATCCGTACGTGAGCGTAATGGCCTATGCTTGGCAGTCTGGGAATGTTATAGAGAGGAAGATAAACAATTTTCTAGGCCAGAACTATCCCAAAGATAGGTTTGAGGTGATAATCTACGATAATGACTCAACCGATGAGACTAGGAATATCTGTTTGAAGTATGAGGGGCTTGGTCTGATCAGGTATTACAGGTCACCCACACCCTACGATAGGAAAGCCCCTGTCCTAGACCAAGCCATAGGTGAGGTGGCCCATGGAGAGTTCATAGCCCTCACAGACCCAGACGGGGTCTGTGAGAGAGATTGGTTGATTAAGATAGTTCAGCCGTTCAGAGATCCAACGGTCGGTGCAGTATCAGGTCTCACACACTGCGGCAACTATTACCGAAACATATTCACAAGGTTGAGGGCCATAGAAGATGAATGGTGGTATAACATCAGCGTTTTGGGCAGATCTGGCAAGATAAGAATCAGCGACTTCCAACCTATATGTGGAGCCAACTATGCGTTGAGGAGGAAGGCTTGGGAGAGTGTTGGACGAACCCATGGAAGCAGCTTAGTGGAAGACTACGAGATGACATTCAAACTATATAATAAAGGTTGGAGGATGGTCTGCGCCGACGCCAATGTCTGGCAGGAAGAGGTTGAGACCATCACGGACTATCTGAGGCAAAGAAGGAGGTGGTACCAGTCGCCCATCAAAGAGGTTCTCAAAGGTAGAGGAAAGAGGAATAAGTTTCTGGGTGGTCTACCAATATCGATGCAGGCAACAGCTTTTCTATCCCTCACATACTCAATAATGGTGTGGATTTACCAAGCTACTATTGGTAGGCTAACATTCTTCAGCATCATATTCATAACACCTCTGTTACTCATATGTATGGCCCTAACTTTTGGGCTGTTAAAGGTGGGTAGAAAAGACCTTATACCATACATACCATTATTTCTGACGTTCGACGCATCTCTGCAGATGATAGTCTTCCTAGATACTAAGCTCAGACTCAGAGAGGAACGGCACTGGGTCAAACTTGGTAGGGGTCAATATTACCATTCTGGGACCGAGATTAGAATGGTTTGA
- a CDS encoding CDC48 family AAA ATPase yields the protein MSREEVQLKVADAKQRDVGHGKVRVDNETMKKLTVTAGDYVEIRGKKTTAAIIWPAYTEDQGQDIIRMDGLLRRNAGVAINEYVIVRKGDVKDAQSIVFAPTDVRLNVDEEFVNFVKRRFMDMPFVEGDTAMLSIFGSAVPLIATRTKPKGPVRITENTIVQVLSEPVPEKKGIPIVTYEDIGGLHEQIQRIREMVELPLRHPELFQRLGIDPPRGIFLYGPPGCGKTLLAKAVANESDANFYVISGPEIMSKFYGESEARLREIFQKAQETAPSIIFIDEMDAIAPKREEVTGEVERRVVAQLLSLMDGMASRENVIVIGATNRPNAIDPALRRPGRFDREIEIGVPDKQGRFEMLQIHTRNMPIAKDVDFKRLSEITHGYTGADVAALCREAAMKSLRRYLPEIDLEEERIPSSILEKMEVRMEDFMQAYREITPTAMREVYIEVPTVHWSDIGGLEQVKAELMEAVEWPLKNPEMFKRMGIKPPKGILLYGPPGCGKTLLARAVATESEANFITIKGPEVFSKWVGESEKAIREVFRKGRSAAPAIIFFDELDAIVPRRGMGYADSGVTERVISQLLTELDGIESLENVVVLAATNRPDIIDPAVLRPGRFDRMIFVPAPDQNSIKQIFKIHTSKMPLSPDVDLDQLARVASGYSGADVEAVCREAAMNALRRDPDAREVTMIDFKEAMSKIRPSITSDVNMWYQSFSKRFVSARAAIPVT from the coding sequence ATGAGTAGGGAAGAGGTCCAGTTGAAAGTCGCCGACGCAAAGCAGAGGGATGTCGGCCATGGTAAGGTTAGGGTCGATAATGAGACAATGAAGAAGCTGACGGTCACAGCCGGCGACTACGTTGAGATAAGGGGAAAGAAGACTACGGCGGCGATAATATGGCCTGCATATACTGAAGATCAGGGTCAGGACATTATCCGTATGGATGGGCTTCTCAGGAGAAACGCTGGAGTAGCCATAAACGAGTATGTCATAGTCAGAAAAGGGGATGTCAAGGATGCCCAGAGCATAGTATTCGCACCGACAGATGTGAGGCTGAATGTAGACGAGGAGTTTGTGAACTTTGTGAAGAGGAGATTTATGGACATGCCCTTCGTGGAGGGCGATACAGCCATGCTCTCAATATTCGGCAGCGCAGTACCGCTCATCGCAACAAGAACCAAGCCTAAAGGCCCTGTCCGAATAACGGAGAACACGATAGTTCAGGTTCTGAGTGAACCCGTCCCAGAGAAGAAGGGCATACCGATAGTCACCTACGAAGATATTGGAGGCCTACATGAACAGATACAGAGGATACGTGAGATGGTTGAGTTACCCCTCAGACATCCAGAGCTCTTCCAGAGGCTTGGAATAGATCCTCCCAGAGGCATATTCCTTTACGGCCCGCCAGGATGTGGAAAGACACTTCTGGCAAAGGCTGTAGCCAACGAGTCTGACGCAAACTTCTACGTGATCTCAGGCCCAGAGATCATGTCGAAGTTTTATGGTGAGTCTGAGGCGAGGCTCAGGGAGATATTCCAGAAGGCCCAGGAGACAGCTCCGAGCATAATCTTCATCGACGAGATGGACGCCATAGCGCCTAAGAGGGAGGAGGTTACTGGAGAGGTTGAGAGGAGGGTTGTAGCCCAACTATTATCACTCATGGACGGAATGGCTTCCAGAGAGAACGTCATAGTAATAGGAGCCACCAACAGACCAAACGCCATAGACCCAGCCCTCAGAAGGCCTGGGAGATTCGACAGGGAGATTGAGATTGGAGTTCCGGACAAACAGGGGAGATTCGAGATGCTGCAGATCCATACAAGAAACATGCCTATAGCCAAGGACGTCGATTTCAAGAGACTATCAGAGATAACACATGGATATACAGGGGCAGATGTGGCAGCCCTATGCAGAGAGGCCGCTATGAAGTCTCTGAGAAGATACCTTCCAGAGATAGACTTGGAGGAGGAGAGGATACCGTCAAGCATTCTAGAAAAAATGGAGGTAAGAATGGAGGATTTCATGCAGGCCTACCGCGAGATCACACCCACGGCAATGCGTGAGGTCTACATAGAGGTACCAACAGTCCACTGGAGCGACATCGGCGGCTTGGAACAGGTGAAGGCTGAGCTCATGGAGGCTGTCGAGTGGCCACTAAAGAATCCTGAGATGTTCAAGAGGATGGGAATCAAACCTCCAAAAGGCATACTTCTATATGGCCCCCCAGGATGTGGAAAGACACTTCTGGCCAGGGCTGTTGCAACAGAGAGTGAGGCGAACTTCATAACCATTAAGGGCCCTGAAGTCTTCTCGAAATGGGTTGGTGAGAGCGAGAAGGCTATACGAGAAGTTTTCAGGAAAGGTAGGTCAGCAGCCCCGGCGATAATATTCTTCGACGAACTCGACGCCATAGTCCCGAGGAGGGGCATGGGATACGCAGACTCAGGAGTCACAGAGAGAGTAATCAGCCAACTCTTGACCGAGCTCGACGGAATAGAATCCCTAGAGAACGTAGTCGTCCTAGCGGCGACTAACAGACCAGACATCATAGATCCAGCGGTCTTAAGGCCTGGGAGATTCGACAGGATGATCTTCGTACCTGCACCAGACCAGAACAGCATAAAGCAGATATTTAAGATACACACATCCAAGATGCCTCTATCACCAGATGTCGACCTCGACCAACTCGCCAGGGTAGCCTCAGGATACTCAGGCGCAGACGTCGAAGCAGTATGCCGTGAAGCAGCAATGAACGCCCTCAGGAGAGATCCAGATGCCAGAGAGGTCACCATGATAGACTTCAAGGAGGCAATGTCCAAGATAAGACCGAGCATAACATCTGATGTGAACATGTGGTATCAGAGCTTCTCCAAGAGGTTTGTAAGCGCAAGAGCCGCAATTCCAGTGACATGA
- a CDS encoding elongation factor 1-beta, translating into MGRVMASIRIFPSDPSCDLSGLRSEIVNRLPKDVSVLGFREDPIAFGLVALIVNLTMPENVDGVMDGVEEVLRSIEGVSEIQVLALTRT; encoded by the coding sequence ATGGGCAGGGTTATGGCCTCAATCAGAATATTTCCCTCAGACCCCTCATGCGACCTATCAGGTTTGAGGAGTGAGATAGTTAACCGTCTACCTAAGGATGTGTCGGTCCTAGGTTTCAGGGAAGACCCGATAGCGTTCGGGCTTGTCGCACTCATAGTCAACCTCACCATGCCTGAGAATGTTGACGGTGTGATGGATGGGGTTGAGGAGGTTCTGAGGTCTATCGAGGGGGTTAGTGAGATACAGGTTCTTGCCTTGACAAGAACTTAA
- a CDS encoding DUF1610 domain-containing protein, whose product MPSCNQCGRTIIPGEAAVKFNCPNCGDVLIWRCEKCRLFAREYKCPKCGNVGP is encoded by the coding sequence ATGCCGAGTTGCAATCAATGTGGAAGAACAATAATCCCAGGCGAGGCGGCTGTAAAGTTTAACTGCCCCAACTGTGGAGACGTCCTCATATGGCGATGTGAGAAGTGTAGACTCTTCGCCAGGGAGTATAAGTGTCCAAAGTGTGGGAATGTAGGACCTTGA
- a CDS encoding Lrp/AsnC family transcriptional regulator: MKPKIDDLDRKILREYLEDARLSCREVAKRLNISTATVLSRLRRLEGEGVIKGYSAVLDHEKLDYTITAVTEIVFSGGRLLDVEREIAKYSNILAVYDVTGETDAIVISRFKSMSELSAFTKRLLAIPSVERTNTHIVLTRIKEDFRIAP, from the coding sequence ATGAAGCCAAAGATAGATGATTTGGATCGAAAAATTCTGAGAGAATACTTAGAGGATGCTAGACTCTCATGTAGAGAAGTAGCTAAGAGACTTAACATCTCAACAGCTACCGTCCTCTCCCGGCTGCGTAGGCTTGAGGGTGAGGGTGTGATAAAAGGATACTCAGCTGTCTTAGACCATGAGAAGCTAGATTACACGATCACAGCGGTTACAGAGATAGTCTTCTCCGGAGGTAGACTGCTGGATGTTGAGAGGGAGATAGCCAAATATTCAAACATCCTAGCAGTCTACGATGTGACAGGTGAGACAGACGCTATCGTCATCTCAAGATTCAAGAGCATGTCGGAGTTAAGCGCCTTCACCAAGAGACTCCTGGCTATACCATCCGTTGAGAGGACGAATACACACATAGTTCTGACAAGGATCAAGGAAGACTTCAGGATCGCACCTTGA